Genomic DNA from Methanosarcinales archaeon:
GCCAATGATCTTGAGTTCAGTGGCAATTCGTTTGGTATATTCTTCCAGGGTCTTGATGTGTACCTCTGATATCCCGATCGGTGGCAATACACAGGCGCTGTCCCCGGAATGGATGCCGGCCAGCTCAATGTGTTCCATAATGGATGGAATGAAAACATTCGTACCATCAGATATGGCGTCCACTTCACACTCAAGAGCATCTTCCAGGAACTTATCAATAAGCATGGGTTTCTCAGGTGTGATCTCGATGGCACCCATGACATATTTTGTTAACATTTCCTCGTCAAAGACAATTTCCATGCCCCTGCCGCCAAGCACGTATGAGGGACGAACTACCAGAGGATACCCAATACGTTCAGCCACCTTCAAGGCTTCATCCAGGGATGTGGCAGTACCGGGATCAGGCATGGGAATTTTAAGTTTTTCAATGATCGCCGCAAACCTTTCACGGTCTTCTGCCAGGTCAATGCTGGTTACAGACGTTCCCAGGATCGGCACCCCGGCAGCTTCCAGTTCTTCGGCAATGTTCAGGGGGGTCTGACCTCCGAACTGCACGATCACGCCATCCGGTTTTTCTTTTTCATAAATGCTGAGCACATCTTCCACAGTTATGGGCTCGAAATAAAGTTTATCTGAGGTGTCATAGTCCGTGGAAACCGTTTCAGGATTGCAGTTGACCATGATCGACTCATATCCCAGGTCTCTCAGTGCAAAGGCAGCATGTACACAGGTATAATCGAATTCGATGCCCTGCCCAATACGGTTCGGCCCGCCGCCCAGGATCATGATCTTCTTTCTGTCCGAGACCGGTACCTCATCCGGGGCATTGTAGGTTGAATAATAATAGGCTGCATTTTCAGCTCCGCTGACAGGCACAACATTCCATGCTTGCCGCAGGCCCAGGTTCAGACGCTGCTTGCGGATATCCTTTTCAGGTACTCCCAGTATCTTACTCAGGTATTTATCTGAAAAGCCGTCTTTCTTGGCTTGAATAAGCAGGTCACCGGGCAGCTCCTCACCCTTATAGCTGAGAATTTCTTCCTCCAACCGGACCAATTCTTTCATCTGATTGATGAACCAGGGTTTGATGTATGTGATCTCATATAGTTCATCGACAGACACCCCTTTTCGCAGCGCTTCGTACATGATGAACTGGCGCTCTGATGACGGCTCCATGAGCAACTTGCACAATTCGTCCAGTTCCAGGTCATTGAAATTCCTGGCAAACCCCAGGCCGTAACGACCGATCTCTAAAGACCGTATGGCTTTCTGAAAGGCTTCCTTGTAATTCTTGCCGATACTCATGGCCTCCCCGACGGCTCTCATCTGGGTGCCTAATCGATCAATCGATCCCGGGAACTTTTCAAACGCCCAGCGAGCGAATTTTATAACCACATAATCCCCGGAAGGAGTGTATTTATTAAGTGTTTTGTCCCGCCAATAAGGAATGTCCTCCAGAAGAAGGCCTCCTGCCAGCTTGGCTGACACCAGTGCAATAGGGAACCCGGTCGCTTTGGATGCAAGGGCCGATGAGCGGGAGGTACGGGGATTGATCTCGATGACAACAACCCGGTCGGTCTCAGGATCATGTGCGAACTGGACGTTTGTACCCCCGATAACACCGATGGCATCAACAATTAGGTATGAATACTCCTGCAGCCGTTTTTGAAGTACTTCATCAATGGTAAGCATGGGAGCAGAACAGAAGCTGTCGCCAGTATGTACACCCATTGCATCGATATTCTCAATAAAACAGACAGTGATCTTGTTACCGTCGGCATCCCTCACCACCTCCAGTTCCAGTTCTTCCCACCCCATTACTGATTCTTCCACAAGAATCTGCCCGATCAGACTGGCTGATATGCCACGGGCAGCAATGGTGCGAAGTTCATCCACATTATATACGAATCCTCCGCCGGTCCCACCCATGGTATAGGCAGGTCGGATCACTACAGGATAACCGATCTCCTTTGCGATTTTTTCTGCACCCTCAACAGTTTCTGTGGTCTCGCTGATGGGGATTTCCAGGCCTATCTTATTCATGGTTTCCTTGAACAAGGTCCGGTCTTCCCCTCTTTCGATGGCATCAGCCTGGACTCCTATGATCCTGACACCGTATTTTTCCAGCACGCCTTTTTTGTAAAGCTCGGATGAAAGGTTCAATCCTTTCTGGCCGCCCAGGTTTGGCAGCAATGCATCAGGTCGCTCTTTCTCGATTATCTTCTCGAGAGTTTCGAGGTTTAGCGGCTCTATGTATGTTATATCTGCCATCTCAGGATCGGTCATGATGGTAGCAGGATTGGAATTAACCAGAACAATTTCATAACCTAACTGACGCAGCGCCTTGCATGCCTGCGTACCTGAATAGTCGAACTCTGCAGCCTGGCCGATGAGTATGGGCCCGGATCCTATAATTAATACTTTATGGATATCATTCTGTTGTGACATGGTGCACCTTTCCTGGGGTACCTTATTCCTAATACACGTTAAATATCCTTTTGTTCTTGAATCTTAATAAAGCAGAAAAATAACATAGCTATTCTGCTTTTAGTTCCCATACTGCCAAACGTATCAAGATATGGATAACATTTGCTGGGGAGGGTTTATGATCGTTGGGTGAAATAATGGAAAAAAGGCACATGGAGAAAATACAATCAAGAATGATAAGTAGCGGTGTTCCTTCCCTGGATGAGGTAATACAGGGTTTCAGGCTGGGTGATAATATAGTCTGGCAGGTTGACGACCTGGATGACTATTCCTTTTATGCTGACAGGTTCATTCACCAGGGAATCAGGGACGGTTATCAATGCGTTTATATCAGTTTTGCTCCCCATAACCCGGTGCTCAAACCAAGGGAATATCTGGATCTAATAGAGGTTGACCCGGGCAAGGGGTTTGATTTCTTCAGCAGTGAAGTGCACAGGATAATAGAGAAATACGGCAAACAGGTTTTTTATGTCTTTGACAACCTGTCCTCCCTGGTCGTTGAATGGGCCACAGATGAACTTCTTGCCAACTTTTTTAAAGTCACCTGTCCTTACATGTTCGAACTTGATACGATTGCGTTTTTTGCCCTGACAAGGGGCAAGCACAGTCATTCTGCGGTTGCCAGGATACGGGATACAACTCAGATACTGATCGATGTGTACCGTGTGGACTCCAGAATTTACTTGCATCCTTTGAAAGTCTACGACCGTTATTCTCCACAGATGTTTTTGCCCCATGTTATTTCCAATGGAAAGCTGGTGCCTGTATTCAATAGTGGGGATGCTGCAGCAGTTTCCACCAGCCATCGTAAGAAGGTCCTCCAGAGTACCAGTACCATTGCTCCATGGGACAGCGTGTATAAAAAACTAACACAGTACTGGGAAACCGGTATGGTGTCACAATCCACAGAAACAATAGCCCTCAAACAGGAACTTTCACGGATGATCATAGGGAATCATCCCCTTTTCAATAAACTTGCTGACAATTATTTGACCCTCGAAGACCTTTTGAATATTAGAGACCGCATGATCGGGTCTGGCAGGATTGGGGGGAAAGCCGCGGGCATGTTGATTGCCAGAAGCATTCTGCTTAAAGACGGTGAAAACCGCGATTTTTCAGGAATTCTGGAGGCACATGACTCATTCTATATCGGATCAGACGTATTTTTCACTTTTCTGGTGGATAACGACCTTTTTCGTCTGAGGCTGCAGTTATCAGAGAACTCCAGGCTTACGAGGGAAATGTTCAAAGAGGTGGAAAATCGTTTCCTTAACGGAAAATTTCCGGAAGAGATTACAGAACAGTTTCGCAACCTGATAGACTATTTTGGACAGGCACCCATAATTGTGAGGTCCAGCAGTTTACTGGAGGACAGTTTTGGCAATGCGTTTGCAGGCAAATACCGGAGCGAATTCTGTACCAACCAGGGCAACCCTGATGAAAGACTTGAAGAATTTATAGGCGCCATTAAGCTTGTATATGCAAGTGCATTAAATCCAGACGCCTTTTCATACAGAAGGGTCCACGGTCTCGAAGATACCGATGAAAAAATGGCAATTCTTGTACAGCGTGTATCTGGTATACCATATAAGCACTATTTCTTTCCGACCCTTGCCGGTGTGACATTTTCAAAAAATCTTTTCGCCTGGACTCCCCGTATAGACCCAGAGAAGGGAATGATCAGACTGGTATTCGGTCTGGGTACCCGTGCAGTGGACAGGGTTGGCAGGGATTATCCCAGAATGATAGCAATCAGTCATCCGGAACTCAGACCCGAGATAGGCATGGAAATTACAAAATATTCCCAGTGGGAGGTCGATCTGCTTGACCTTAAGGATAATGAGTTCAGGACACTGCCTGTTTCTGAACTGAACACTGATGGTGACTACCCCAATCTTAAATTATTTATGTCCTTATACAAGGACGGTTATCTTTATGACAAGCATACCGGACGTATAGACGGGGTATCGGGCAATCTTATTCTAACTTTCAACAACCTCATAAGAAAGACCGATTTTGTAGAGAACATAGGAGAAATGTTGAAAATAATCGAAAAGGGTTATGACTACCCGGTGGATATGGAATTTACAGCATTTGTGGATTCAAATAACAGGACGAGAATCAACGTATTACAATGTCGTACCATGAAGATACCAGGTATAACCGGTCCCGTTGTCATACCGGCTGATATACCTCAGAAAAATATCTTATTCAGGTCCAGCAAGATCATTAATGGGGGAGTGATTAGTGATATTCGGTACATAGTCTACATAGACCCGAGAGTGTATGCAGGGATTGAAGAACTGCATGTGAAGAAATCAGTGGGGCGTGTGGTTGGCAGGATCAATGAACGACTTCGTCTGGATGGGGAAGCATATATTTTAATGGGACCCGGGAGGTGGGGCAGCAATAATATTGACCTTGGTGTAAACATAACCTATTCAGATATAGACAATACTGCCGTTCTTGTTGAAATTGCCAGGGGGGGAGGCGGCCATACACCTGAAGTATCCTATGGTACACATTTCTTCCAGGATCTGATGGAAGGCCATATCATCTACATGCCTGTGTATCCTGATACACCTGAATCAGAGTTCAATGAGGAATTTTTCGAAGTATCAAAAAATATACTGGCCGAACTGTTGCCTGATGACAAGATGTTTTGCAGTTTTATCAAACTGATAGATGTTCAATCCTCAGAATCTGTTGCACACGCTGCAGTCGTGGCCGATCCCCAGAGCCAAAGCTCTCTCTGTTATCTTATGTCCGCTTCCTCGCCCTGATACAGAGCCTGGAAAAAGCGCAAAATTGAAAATCATTATGCCAATTTCTGTGGCCTAAAGAGATACAGAAAGTTTTATGTTAATTTTAAGGTAATAGGTTGCCTCTGGATAATTTTTCACGATTTTTAGTAGAAAGCTTTTAATAAGAAATAAGGAAACGGCAAGTCCATACCTATTATATTTGTTTTGAAAAATAGTTATACTTTTATAGTATTTAGTAAGTAAGTGTGTGAAATTATCAGGAGGAAGAAAATTATGGAGAATAATCCGTTTGAGATATCGCAGCGGCAGTTGGATGAGTGTGCAAGGATTCTCGAGTTAGAACCCAGTGTACAGGCAGTCCTTCGAGTACCGATGCGTGAACTGCACATGTCATTACACGTACGTATGGATGACGGCAAGGTCCGTGTATTTCCAGCCTACAGGGTTCAATATAATGATGCCAGAGGCCCAACAAAAGGTGGAATTCGATTCCATCCTGATGAGACCATTGACACTGTGAGAGCTCTTGCTGCCTGGATGACATGGAAGTGTGCACTGCTTGATCTGCCTCTTGGCGGAGGGAAAGGGGGAGTGATCTGTAATCCCAAGGAGATGTCTGATGCTGAACTGGAACGCTTAAGCCGGGCCTATATTCGGGGTTTATCCCAGTTTATCGGTCCGGATAAGGATATCCCTGCACCTGATGTCTATACAAATCCGTTAATCATGGCGGCCATGATGGATGAGTATTCAAAAATTCAGGGTAAGAATGTATTCGGTGTTATTACCGGTAAACCGCTATGTGTGGGTGGCAGCTGCGGGCGGCAGGATGCAACAGCCCGTGGCGGCTGGTATACTATTAGAGAAGCTTCCGATGAAATTGGACTGGACATTCAAAATGCCACCGTTGCCATCCAGGGCTATGGGAATGCAGGATATTATGCAGCATCCCTTGGTAAATCCCTGTTTGGGTGCAAAATAGTGGCTGTCAGCGATAGCAAAGGTGGAATATTCAACAAGGAAGGACTTATTCCGGATGCAGTGTATGAGCATAAAACCAAAACCGGTTCTGTAATCAATTTCCCGGATTCTGAACCCATTACTAATGAAGAACTCCTGGAGTTGGATGTTGATATACTTATTCCGGCAGCGCTGGAAAATATCATCACAGATAAGAATGCTCAGAACATCAAAGCCAAGATCGTCGCTGAGCTGGCTAACGGTCCCACCACGCCGGAAGCAGATGACATCCTGTTTGAAAATGGTGTTCATCTGATACCTGATTTCCTCTGCAACGCCGGTGGAGTGACAGTATCCTACTTTGAGATGGTACAGAACCTGTATATGTACTACTGGGATGAGGATGAGGTTTACAGGCGTTTGGATAAGAAAATATCTGATTCATACCATTCCACATTGCATGCTTCCAAAAAATACAGCATTAATATGCGTAAGGCTGCATATACGGTCGCTGTGGAACGTGTGGTTGAAGCAATGGAACATCGCTGTTGGGTTTAATTCCCTAAACAAGGTTAAAAAGAAGAAAAT
This window encodes:
- a CDS encoding Glu/Leu/Phe/Val dehydrogenase, which encodes MMENNPFEISQRQLDECARILELEPSVQAVLRVPMRELHMSLHVRMDDGKVRVFPAYRVQYNDARGPTKGGIRFHPDETIDTVRALAAWMTWKCALLDLPLGGGKGGVICNPKEMSDAELERLSRAYIRGLSQFIGPDKDIPAPDVYTNPLIMAAMMDEYSKIQGKNVFGVITGKPLCVGGSCGRQDATARGGWYTIREASDEIGLDIQNATVAIQGYGNAGYYAASLGKSLFGCKIVAVSDSKGGIFNKEGLIPDAVYEHKTKTGSVINFPDSEPITNEELLELDVDILIPAALENIITDKNAQNIKAKIVAELANGPTTPEADDILFENGVHLIPDFLCNAGGVTVSYFEMVQNLYMYYWDEDEVYRRLDKKISDSYHSTLHASKKYSINMRKAAYTVAVERVVEAMEHRCWV
- the carB gene encoding carbamoyl-phosphate synthase large subunit, with product MSQQNDIHKVLIIGSGPILIGQAAEFDYSGTQACKALRQLGYEIVLVNSNPATIMTDPEMADITYIEPLNLETLEKIIEKERPDALLPNLGGQKGLNLSSELYKKGVLEKYGVRIIGVQADAIERGEDRTLFKETMNKIGLEIPISETTETVEGAEKIAKEIGYPVVIRPAYTMGGTGGGFVYNVDELRTIAARGISASLIGQILVEESVMGWEELELEVVRDADGNKITVCFIENIDAMGVHTGDSFCSAPMLTIDEVLQKRLQEYSYLIVDAIGVIGGTNVQFAHDPETDRVVVIEINPRTSRSSALASKATGFPIALVSAKLAGGLLLEDIPYWRDKTLNKYTPSGDYVVIKFARWAFEKFPGSIDRLGTQMRAVGEAMSIGKNYKEAFQKAIRSLEIGRYGLGFARNFNDLELDELCKLLMEPSSERQFIMYEALRKGVSVDELYEITYIKPWFINQMKELVRLEEEILSYKGEELPGDLLIQAKKDGFSDKYLSKILGVPEKDIRKQRLNLGLRQAWNVVPVSGAENAAYYYSTYNAPDEVPVSDRKKIMILGGGPNRIGQGIEFDYTCVHAAFALRDLGYESIMVNCNPETVSTDYDTSDKLYFEPITVEDVLSIYEKEKPDGVIVQFGGQTPLNIAEELEAAGVPILGTSVTSIDLAEDRERFAAIIEKLKIPMPDPGTATSLDEALKVAERIGYPLVVRPSYVLGGRGMEIVFDEEMLTKYVMGAIEITPEKPMLIDKFLEDALECEVDAISDGTNVFIPSIMEHIELAGIHSGDSACVLPPIGISEVHIKTLEEYTKRIATELKIIGLMNIQYAIMDDKIYILEANPRASRTVPLVSKVTGVSMARMATEVMLGAKLESLDVHKRTYSHFGVKETVFPFNMFPEVDPVLGPEMRSTGEVLGLAQSFEIAFFKSQVAAGFTPPLNGTALITVAASDRQRALPVARDLVSIGFRILSTSGTAAYFKENGIECEIIKKLHEGRPNIVDAMHNGEIQYVLNTPIGKESVYEDSYIRKSAIKYNIPYYTTTAAALAAARGIRATREKRIDVRSLQSYHRDIK
- a CDS encoding PEP/pyruvate-binding domain-containing protein, with amino-acid sequence MEKRHMEKIQSRMISSGVPSLDEVIQGFRLGDNIVWQVDDLDDYSFYADRFIHQGIRDGYQCVYISFAPHNPVLKPREYLDLIEVDPGKGFDFFSSEVHRIIEKYGKQVFYVFDNLSSLVVEWATDELLANFFKVTCPYMFELDTIAFFALTRGKHSHSAVARIRDTTQILIDVYRVDSRIYLHPLKVYDRYSPQMFLPHVISNGKLVPVFNSGDAAAVSTSHRKKVLQSTSTIAPWDSVYKKLTQYWETGMVSQSTETIALKQELSRMIIGNHPLFNKLADNYLTLEDLLNIRDRMIGSGRIGGKAAGMLIARSILLKDGENRDFSGILEAHDSFYIGSDVFFTFLVDNDLFRLRLQLSENSRLTREMFKEVENRFLNGKFPEEITEQFRNLIDYFGQAPIIVRSSSLLEDSFGNAFAGKYRSEFCTNQGNPDERLEEFIGAIKLVYASALNPDAFSYRRVHGLEDTDEKMAILVQRVSGIPYKHYFFPTLAGVTFSKNLFAWTPRIDPEKGMIRLVFGLGTRAVDRVGRDYPRMIAISHPELRPEIGMEITKYSQWEVDLLDLKDNEFRTLPVSELNTDGDYPNLKLFMSLYKDGYLYDKHTGRIDGVSGNLILTFNNLIRKTDFVENIGEMLKIIEKGYDYPVDMEFTAFVDSNNRTRINVLQCRTMKIPGITGPVVIPADIPQKNILFRSSKIINGGVISDIRYIVYIDPRVYAGIEELHVKKSVGRVVGRINERLRLDGEAYILMGPGRWGSNNIDLGVNITYSDIDNTAVLVEIARGGGGHTPEVSYGTHFFQDLMEGHIIYMPVYPDTPESEFNEEFFEVSKNILAELLPDDKMFCSFIKLIDVQSSESVAHAAVVADPQSQSSLCYLMSASSP